In the Glycine max cultivar Williams 82 chromosome 6, Glycine_max_v4.0, whole genome shotgun sequence genome, GTACCTTTCCAAGAGAGTATTTAGCATCAAATCACAAACAgacatatgataaatttatttgctATTAAAATAACTACTGGGCAAGGATGATCTCTGATTAGTGACCATCAAATCTGGTAAGTTTACCTTGTTTTCATCCTTTAGAGAAGCtcatctcatttttcttttcttattttcttggtTCGCCTATCTTTTccaaattagcttatgcatgaACTAATTTAACTATAGATaaactcatttcattttttttttcttctcttaaaaGTATTTTCGAATAAGTCTATCCAACCAAActctcttaaatttaaattgtttttaaactCGCAGTGCATGcttattaaattattcaattaattgcTTATCCAAATTTACCCTcagtaaaatgttttttttgttttttcagttCCGTGGAATCAAAGACAGGTTCCAGGTGTTTAAATTATAACTCGTGCATCCTGCTAAATACTGAGCTAAACCCTTGTAAAACCCTCGTAATAAAATGCGTGTTTGGACCAACCACTAGCTCATtcacattaaataattatatttatttgttaaagaaACGAAAATAATTCTTTGGGTAGAAGACGATGAAGGAAAATTAGCAGACCTGAATAGCCTTCATGTTAGCATTGGCAGGAATGGCTTTCCGGAGAGCAACTTCTCCCGTCCTCGGAACCTTCGTATCCGGCGAATACAGAACCGCTTCGGCGGCACCCGGAGACGCCACGTAATCAACTAACGGCGCCACCAACGCGCTTATCTGAACCGACGCAATCACGATCGGAACCACCGCCACACTCCTCAACCGCTTCATTATCCTCTCCAGCATCGCGCCCGCTGACGTGGCACGCGCCGTGTCTCTGTCTACCACCACCACTTCCTGCGTTAACACCAAAATCCAAAACACGCTTCAGCAAAACATACACACCCGCACGTGACAGTGACAAAAACGCTAAACGCGGCATTGCAAAGTGCAAACAAACCGTATCCTTTGTGATGACGTGGCGGTGCTGCTTCTTCGAGAAGCACGCGATTCGGTTTCGAGCGATGGAGGGGTTGAAGGAGGGAGAGAGAGGGAACGCCATTGAAGCGAATTGGTGTGGTGAGTGCGCGCCTAATCTGTtctttgtgtggaagtggaagaGCGAGAACACGTGCCCTCTGTGGCTGGTTATGGGTAATTACATCTTTACCCTCGATATAAAGAAccaaaaacattgaaaaaaataaggtCCCACCGAGATTTGAACTCGGGTTACTGGATTCAGAGTCCAATGTCCTAACCACTAGACCATGGGACCACTTTATAATAACTCTTAATATATTACtatatttaaatgtaatttcCTTTAAAATAATACGAGTatgtattatatttatgaaagcTTTtcctcattttaaatttttttttccgttactaataaagttttaagtaaattgattaaatgaatttgattaagatattttttatattatcaaatgaGTTTCGAAAACCTCTCTCAAAGTTTAATGAAATTATCTATTTTCATATCTTACTTTTATTTCTCCAAATAGTGTTTAGTCacaaaaacacttaaaattaagaagacgaaaaaatcttttatttttttgttaagataTATATCTATTGTGTCCTATTTAACGTCCTTATTTTGTTAATCGTAGGAACAACTTACTGACAACTCGTGAGAGCTAGTTTTAGGATTGAAAAATGGGAGAAATGCAAATGTTGTTcggaggttaaagatgcaggTTCGGTGGTGTATATGGTCCCTCTGCCTTGCCTCCCTCCCTTACCACCAGCATTATAACAAGCTTGTTTATCGTTGACCTACCCTACACGTCCATCTGTAACTAAGGTGTTTTTAATCTATGATAAAAgtgattgaaaataattacaagATATCGTTAAACTTATTcatgaaatatttaataaaataaatactttgaTGTTTGAATTCAGTTTCAATAAGAAATTCAATTGGAAATGGGATTGCATTGTACACTAACAGTGTAAGAATACACTATGAAAGTGAGCAATCagtcaagaaaaaatataaagatttcaTTATAATTGatctttattaattatattatgtcTATGTGgaaaatttatcttattatgatgataatgattaatactaattattttaattcaacttTTTCATAGTGCACGAGTTTAGAATTTTTATGAGTTAGAAATTTTCTCTCAATCATCCTATATTATTTCTAGAGACTCAAAATTATTTAGGTGAGTCATTAACTTTCAAATTGTTATTGAAATTGATCaaatagttatttttgaaaataattttctttcaaattgttatttttgaaaataataataaatgtagcAGTGGCTAAAAATTTCCATGATTCATAAAGGAGAACTATCACAATTCATATCCTAACAACATTAATTTAATAGGACGAAAATGATCGGGGTGAGACctttttgaaaatgaaaggaCTTGATTGGAGCATTTGTAAACAGAGGGAtctaattgagtttttttttttttttaaaaaaaaaacacgtcaacttttacattttagataaaagaacatataatattatttatttactttttatcagtaaatgttagttgttaaaatgttagtttatttaacagaagaatattttttaaagagagaaaaacacaatgaaataatattttcattgtgtttttttaaatgtacACCAAAAATGTGATTCTATGGCTCAAAAATGCACAACAAAACTGCATTGTTGTTGTGTCTTTAGGTTGCAACCCTAATATGTATCATAAATGTGTTTCCGTTGTACATTTTGAACTACAAATTCAGGTTTCTATTAGGGGTATTTTTGGATTCCCAAATATGTGAGGTGGGAATAGAAAAGCCAATGAGGGCAAAGTAAATTCAATCCATGATACCTCCATAGGAAATTATTTAACGCATTCCATTTTTTGCTTGGTACACCTCCAAAGTTTCTAATATCTCCCTTTTGCCCTTCTTCCTCTCTCCCACCACCTCTTCCTTGGACCACCACCACTCACCCCCTCTTTCCTCCGTGTGCGCGTCGCCACCCCATCACCACCTAGATCTGCATACCCATATTTCCTTTGTGAACGCCGCCACCAGAGAAAGTCTTTGAGtgaaatgtgcaaacatgagtGTTAGAAGAGGCAAGAAAGTGATGTGAGGGAAGTGTACGTCATCCATGGGTTCAAATACAAATTCCATAGTGTATTACAGATTGTGAAAAAGGAAAGCTGGAATGAGGCGATTTACTATGAATTGTGTAATCCATAGTATACATGTTGTTACAGTTGAATACATTCTTTCGTATTGCGGATTGTGCAATCCCTAAAGTATTCATAATACgaaaaaattcattatggattaGACAATCCATAACAACATATACACTACGGATTGTACAATGTGTAATTGTATTGACTGCATTACTCATTAGTCATTCCATAATGTTATTTGATACAATTACTAATGGAGCAATCCCTAATGTATATGTTTTTACGGGTTGATCAATTTGTAATATaagtaagaattttaaatttatacggCGAAGACTGCGGGGTACGATGATGGGAGAGTAAGAAAGAAGCGAAAATAGATTAGGGAGAAGATGGCACTAAAATTAGGGGTGcactaaaattaataaaggaTAGAAGAGTTCATTCAGatgctttattatttttattgagatgGACCAAGCAAAAAAATGAGGTGCATTAAATAATTGCCACCAGAAAGTCCAACAAGGATGTTAAAACAACACGTTACATGGGGAAAAAATGGTTCCgggctaaaaataaaaagaaagagaaagaaaagaaaaaaaaaacttggataAGATTATATTATCATGTTTCTGACCCTTGTTCTACAAAAGACACCCTTTCGCAATACCTCACGATCTagaattttatttcataaagtAAACGATCCCAATTTATGGTAGTTACAGAATCCTTATCACAAATTATGATTATAGAATAGATCACAGGCTGTATGCTCCAGAGTATTCTAAAAAATTCGTCTTCCCTACATAGAATGATATTTGTTCATATCTTCCTACATAGTAAGGACCAGATGGTCACTGGTTATGGACTATAAATTTATTCCTCACACTCAAGATTGGGACTTAGCACATGTTTAATCATATTAGTTATTTGAAACAACTGAAATTGATTAATCTCTCGACACATGGTTCATTTAAGAGGGGCAGAAGCACATGCTCCATGTGCTACTTGAAAAGGCTACCACCATGCTCTACCATCAACATTATTATCATATCAATTAATGAAGGGAAATAAAAACTCAGAAATGTCTTCTAATGCACACTTGCTGATTTAGtgagacaaaaagaaaattggtTCAATAACAAAGCAAAAGACGAACCCAATCCTCAAATAATAGCGGCTAATGTATGTTGTAGATCCAATTTAGCACACTACGCATGTTCTTAATTAAGTCATTGATCAATGAACTATGATTACTCATGTACCCAACATAATTAGTTCTGAAGATCACATCATATTTggtaaaaattaacataattttattaaatgattttatttccttACCATTATAGTTAATTTCATAACCATTTTGATAGTACCATCGTTCTGATGTAAACTCCTAAGTAACTCATCCAAAACATTGCTAGTTTAACCAGAAAATCTATGACCATAAATAACACTTCAGGTGCACCCTGCCACGTTTATCATATCAAATTACAGCACCCACAAAGTTGAATTGTACTAGAGTCTAGAAACATGTCTCTACTTTTGTTTTCCATCAATTCATAACACTAGCTTTCAACTTTTATTCATATACTGAAATCCCACATGGAGGGAATAACACttgaaacacaaacaacaataaattaGATGCCGACACAtgatccctttttttttcttttgcgtCACAATTAAACAACAGCTGATCAAGTAGTGTTAATTCACCACTCAAACTACATGTGCATATCTGTTAGGTTAAAACACTTGCATatagaacaaaaacaaacaaaataacaaatgaTTGAATGAATATTGATCAGGGAAGCACTAGATAAGTTGATAAATCTCACCAACACATAAAAGGGTCACCATTTTCGAGAAATCAGTCCAATGAATTTGCTCCTTTGACGAATACACTTTATAGCGATATACATGCTACTTTAATTTATtgctttgaatttttattcatacTTACTACTTACTACTTACAATTtactcttaaattttaaatcccATTCCAAAACGCATCAATGTAAACATGTCACGTAATTTTACTTATGTCATTTCTATAGTAGCATTCCCAACAGTTGGATAACACTTTCGTCCATCCATTTACAAATCGCAGTTGGTTAACCCAGTATATTTGGATCATTGGATGATATTATTAACTATGCCACAGCTTAATTAGcccaaaattttttttttttcttctactcaAATCCTAATTTGCAACTcaacattaaatttaatgacAACCCAACTATATATAATTCTGTGGAACTTGTTATTTGTGAAAGAAAATTAGCCTACACTCTACAAACTAAGTTAGGGTGCATGGATAAATTATAACTCAGTCTCACACATACATGTATTaaacaatatatacaataaacTACAGAAAACTTTACTCATTTTTAATTTGCATGGTTCGACTTTGCCTCCCCAGCCAAGTACTGCTtttcttcataacatcatagttaaaacaaaaaatgaaaaacatttagACAAAACTATAAAAGTACACAAAATGCTTCATTGTGTATATCACTCTATATATAGATAGAAATGTGTGTGTAAGAAAATCCACGTCAGCAGAATCTCCAATCCAACCTGACCTCAGGTGGGCCATGCACGTGGTGAGTTGGCTTCTTGAAGGACACGACGTGGCTGCTAACCATGAACGCCGTCACACGTTCACTCACTCTTATGTCTTCCATTTTCATGTCTTGTAACCGTCGCACATACTCAGGCACATGCACAAGGTCCCACACCACCCCAACCCCACCCTCCTTCAACACCCTCACCACCTCTGCCACCGCCCTCCCTCTCTCCGCTGTCGCCACGTCGGGAGTACTCCCCCGCCCCACCGTGTGCACGAATGTGCCGGACACCACTGCATCAAAGCTACCGTCCGTAAATGGCAGTTTTGTTGCATCACCTGTCCGACACGTTACGTATTCCTCCACACCCTCTACCTTAGCAGCCCGAAGCGTGGCCGATAATTTGGCCTTGTTCGGGCCACTTAACCCAATCACCCGACCCgaacttccttcctttttaagGCGGGCGGCCACGGCATTCAATAAAATGCCGCGGCCACAACAGCCCAGATCGAGTACCTGCCGCACCGTCGACCAGTCACTGACTGCATCGACGATGCGTTGGGTCATCTCGGAATGGAGTGGGACGgcagagtaaaaaaaattcgcCGCC is a window encoding:
- the LOC100807232 gene encoding uncharacterized protein gives rise to the protein MGKTTSSRDWTRIYLIYGMDQWQTFVFLLCQAILFSVLSILYLLYFNDISHTFQSLLKIVAVPGGAARFAAGFTGSVMALSALCLFYAAANFFYSAVPLHSEMTQRIVDAVSDWSTVRQVLDLGCCGRGILLNAVAARLKKEGSSGRVIGLSGPNKAKLSATLRAAKVEGVEEYVTCRTGDATKLPFTDGSFDAVVSGTFVHTVGRGSTPDVATAERGRAVAEVVRVLKEGGVGVVWDLVHVPEYVRRLQDMKMEDIRVSERVTAFMVSSHVVSFKKPTHHVHGPPEVRLDWRFC